In Pseudoalteromonas sp. NC201, a single window of DNA contains:
- a CDS encoding SPOR domain-containing protein, with the protein MQSIKWHLIMLSFVALSGCQATASKSQLDSLQMKKQLSLLEQQVSTLQQEVEQLRALKQQVAKFEEVQEDLDVIAMQLSNSLAKQKYAELLAEQPEQVIEQKTKPTEKQEQPVEIAEFAIQLASTTEYTKLRQTYEQLKDKLPQDFATSEVNIEQIDIQNTKYYRLKLGAFADKASAYKGCQQLKRAGLSCLVSHYTSHRL; encoded by the coding sequence ATGCAATCAATTAAGTGGCATCTCATTATGCTCAGTTTCGTTGCGTTAAGTGGTTGCCAAGCAACTGCGAGCAAGAGTCAACTTGACTCATTACAAATGAAGAAGCAGCTATCTTTACTGGAACAGCAGGTAAGCACCTTACAACAAGAAGTAGAACAGCTCAGAGCGCTAAAACAGCAGGTTGCTAAGTTTGAAGAAGTGCAGGAAGATTTAGATGTTATTGCGATGCAGCTATCAAATTCGCTTGCAAAGCAAAAGTATGCTGAGCTTTTAGCAGAGCAACCCGAGCAAGTGATAGAGCAAAAAACAAAGCCCACCGAGAAACAAGAACAGCCTGTCGAGATAGCTGAATTCGCAATTCAATTGGCCTCTACAACGGAATATACCAAGCTTAGGCAAACCTACGAGCAACTCAAGGATAAGTTACCGCAAGACTTTGCAACAAGCGAAGTGAATATCGAGCAAATAGATATTCAAAATACGAAATATTATCGGCTCAAATTAGGTGCATTTGCAGATAAGGCCTCTGCATACAAAGGTTGCCAGCAACTTAAGCGTGCAGGTTTAAGCTGTTTGGTTAGCCATTACACCAGTCATCGACTTTAA
- a CDS encoding FlgO family outer membrane protein, which produces MKKVLSLVLPLSLMVGCAQSNFFAVDNAQAEPVRNGFEKSSMYQSNPNGMKQFSVSQQMAGKNVTHYVQSIMQDMVANLKHVNEKTPVAVTSFVFLDKEFDKGSLLGNQLAESFIHELHAFGIPVVDFKTTDYIRVTPEGDFIFSRDFLELSDDHPFLYVLGGTLVNHQGGVMVNARVVGLRSKSVVGSAQGFLPQNVVNALQDGAAYDGIRIERAN; this is translated from the coding sequence ATGAAAAAAGTATTAAGTTTGGTTTTGCCGCTTTCATTGATGGTTGGCTGTGCTCAGAGTAACTTTTTTGCGGTGGATAATGCTCAGGCTGAGCCCGTGCGTAATGGCTTTGAAAAATCTTCGATGTATCAAAGTAATCCAAACGGTATGAAACAATTCTCTGTTTCTCAGCAAATGGCTGGTAAAAATGTCACTCACTATGTCCAGTCTATTATGCAAGACATGGTTGCAAACTTGAAACACGTGAATGAGAAAACGCCGGTAGCAGTGACAAGCTTTGTATTTTTAGATAAAGAATTTGATAAAGGTTCCTTGCTGGGTAACCAGTTGGCTGAAAGCTTTATCCATGAGCTTCATGCATTTGGGATCCCTGTTGTGGACTTTAAAACAACAGACTATATCCGGGTGACACCTGAAGGCGATTTCATTTTTAGCCGTGACTTTTTAGAGCTATCTGACGACCATCCTTTTTTGTATGTGCTAGGTGGTACTTTGGTGAATCATCAGGGCGGGGTTATGGTTAATGCCAGAGTGGTTGGGCTTAGAAGTAAAAGTGTCGTGGGTTCTGCTCAAGGCTTTTTACCGCAAAACGTAGTTAACGCCCTACAAGATGGTGCGGCATACGATGGCATTCGTATAGAGCGTGCGAACTAA
- a CDS encoding sulfite exporter TauE/SafE family protein gives METIILIVVLCALLGCAVGFLAGLLGIGGGLLIVPILSVILTKFNVIPTDQVVLVAIATSLASIIFTSTSSAKAHHKNDNVPWHIAPWVMLGVAVGALGSGFAAVMLPEKLVRIIFVVSVVGIALKMAWSSRRPPQSTRVIPQGPILAMLTSVTGALSAMIGIGGGALIVPLLTFFSVDMKKAIGCASASGIVIAIFGSFGYIASGSQHVDIEHGFLGFVYLPALFGIVATSWFMAPIGAKATHHLPVTTIKKVFAALLIVIAGNMLMN, from the coding sequence ATGGAAACTATTATACTCATCGTTGTACTTTGCGCTTTGCTCGGCTGTGCAGTTGGCTTTTTGGCAGGTCTACTTGGTATCGGCGGCGGGCTGCTGATAGTCCCTATTTTATCTGTCATCTTGACCAAATTTAATGTTATACCCACAGATCAAGTGGTGTTAGTTGCAATTGCGACGTCTCTCGCCTCCATTATTTTCACTTCGACATCTTCAGCCAAAGCGCATCATAAAAATGACAATGTTCCATGGCACATTGCTCCATGGGTGATGTTAGGTGTGGCAGTCGGCGCGTTGGGCAGTGGTTTTGCCGCAGTGATGTTGCCTGAAAAACTCGTCAGAATTATTTTTGTGGTTAGTGTTGTGGGCATTGCATTGAAAATGGCGTGGAGTTCCAGAAGACCGCCACAATCAACCAGAGTTATACCGCAAGGACCGATACTTGCGATGCTAACCTCGGTAACGGGGGCGCTGTCTGCAATGATTGGTATCGGCGGGGGAGCATTAATCGTCCCACTACTGACATTTTTCTCTGTTGATATGAAAAAAGCGATAGGATGTGCGTCTGCCAGTGGTATTGTTATCGCTATCTTTGGCTCCTTTGGCTATATCGCCTCTGGCAGCCAACATGTGGATATTGAACATGGATTTTTAGGTTTTGTCTATTTACCGGCTTTGTTTGGTATAGTGGCAACTTCATGGTTTATGGCACCTATTGGTGCTAAAGCTACGCACCACTTACCAGTCACAACGATTAAGAAAGTGTTTGCGGCGTTACTCATTGTTATCGCTGGCAATATGTTAATGAATTAA
- the rppH gene encoding RNA pyrophosphohydrolase — protein MIDAEGFRANVGIVICNNQGQVFWARRYGQHSWQFPQGGIDQGETPEQTMYRELHEEVGLRPEDVEIVASSKHWLRYKLPKRLIRRDSSPVCIGQKQKWFLLKLRCKDEDVDLLRTHHPEFDDWRWVSYWYPVRQVVSFKRDVYRRVMKEFAPFAMPFGKREQQGQKDFWRTKR, from the coding sequence GTGATTGATGCCGAAGGGTTTCGTGCCAATGTCGGAATAGTGATTTGTAATAATCAGGGGCAGGTTTTTTGGGCCCGTCGTTACGGACAACACTCTTGGCAATTTCCTCAAGGCGGAATAGATCAAGGGGAAACACCTGAGCAAACGATGTATCGTGAACTTCATGAAGAAGTTGGACTTAGGCCAGAAGATGTTGAAATAGTAGCAAGTTCTAAACATTGGTTACGTTACAAACTACCAAAAAGGTTAATTAGACGAGATTCAAGCCCAGTTTGTATCGGGCAAAAGCAGAAATGGTTTTTATTGAAACTTAGGTGTAAAGATGAAGACGTAGACTTATTACGTACGCATCACCCTGAGTTCGATGATTGGCGCTGGGTTAGCTATTGGTATCCAGTACGTCAAGTTGTATCGTTTAAGCGTGATGTCTATCGTCGAGTGATGAAGGAATTCGCTCCGTTTGCGATGCCATTTGGTAAACGTGAACAGCAAGGGCAGAAGGATTTCTGGCGCACAAAACGATAA
- a CDS encoding DUF4402 domain-containing protein has product MKTLIKSALVASSISAALLTSSAIAKDTARLEVKVEVKNLFSAEAGDPLDFGIIRVQGDAADVATMKIEADPTLTDPEIKNTGDAVINLISTGGAGSINITDAAPNTELTITVPAATTVDSVGNASFDLKDFEFYVVSGAQPNSEVTNNKFRVDANGAATLSVGATLSTKALSGTDTYGGGVYTSKVDIEIAY; this is encoded by the coding sequence ATGAAAACACTGATTAAATCTGCGCTTGTTGCAAGCTCTATTTCCGCTGCTTTACTTACTTCTTCAGCAATTGCTAAAGATACTGCCCGTCTTGAAGTTAAAGTAGAAGTTAAAAACTTATTTTCAGCGGAAGCTGGTGATCCGCTTGATTTCGGTATCATTCGAGTGCAGGGCGATGCAGCTGATGTCGCCACGATGAAGATTGAGGCGGATCCAACACTGACCGATCCTGAAATCAAGAATACTGGTGACGCAGTAATAAACCTTATTAGTACAGGTGGAGCAGGCTCTATCAATATTACTGATGCAGCGCCAAACACTGAGCTAACGATTACAGTTCCGGCCGCAACTACGGTTGATAGCGTGGGTAATGCCTCTTTTGATTTAAAGGATTTTGAGTTTTATGTGGTAAGTGGTGCACAGCCTAATAGTGAAGTGACAAACAACAAGTTTAGGGTTGATGCAAATGGTGCCGCAACGCTTTCCGTTGGTGCGACATTAAGTACGAAAGCACTTTCTGGAACAGATACGTATGGTGGTGGTGTATACACCAGTAAAGTTGATATCGAAATCGCTTACTAA
- the mutH gene encoding DNA mismatch repair endonuclease MutH yields the protein MQRVENIAGLTLGELAHQLSFKTPQDLLKEKGWVGQLIEAALGATAGSKPVPDFEHIGVELKTLPISYQGKPLETTYVSVVPLTQLTGLTWEASSVKKKLAHVLWLPILAEREIPLIDRVIGHGFLWRPDAHQEQLLRRDWEEQIELIATGHVEQISGHLGEVMQIRPKAANAKALTDAIGPNGKIVQTLPRGFYLKINFTQSILAQEFGA from the coding sequence ATGCAGCGTGTTGAAAACATAGCCGGTTTAACATTAGGTGAACTCGCTCATCAGCTCTCGTTTAAAACACCGCAAGACTTGCTCAAAGAGAAAGGCTGGGTAGGACAACTCATAGAAGCGGCCTTAGGTGCCACCGCGGGCTCAAAGCCTGTGCCTGATTTTGAGCATATTGGCGTTGAACTCAAGACTTTGCCCATAAGCTATCAAGGCAAACCGCTAGAGACCACCTATGTTTCTGTCGTGCCGCTGACTCAGTTAACAGGATTAACATGGGAAGCGTCGAGTGTTAAAAAGAAATTAGCTCACGTTCTTTGGCTACCCATATTAGCCGAGCGAGAAATTCCTTTAATAGATAGGGTTATTGGACACGGCTTCTTATGGCGGCCAGACGCGCATCAAGAACAATTGTTACGAAGAGACTGGGAAGAGCAAATCGAGTTAATCGCTACGGGCCATGTAGAGCAAATCTCAGGGCATCTTGGAGAAGTCATGCAGATAAGGCCAAAAGCGGCAAATGCCAAAGCGCTCACCGATGCAATTGGGCCTAACGGTAAAATAGTGCAAACTTTGCCAAGAGGTTTTTATTTGAAAATCAATTTCACTCAATCGATATTAGCGCAAGAATTTGGTGCTTAA
- the galU gene encoding UTP--glucose-1-phosphate uridylyltransferase GalU: MKAVIPVAGLGTRMLPATKAIPKEMLPIVDKPLIQYVVDEAAAAGVKEIVLVTHSSKNSIENHFDKSFELEATLEKRVKRQLLEEVQSICPKGVTLIHVRQGEARGLGHAINCAAPVIGDEPFVVMLPDVLVDDAACDLTKDNLADMIARFKGSGNSQVMVEAVAPELVSQFGIVDLGGAALVQGESGAMQSIVEKPEQQNAPSNLAVVGRYVLNKSIWPLLAKTPLGAGGEIQLTDAIAMLMEREQVDAYSLRGKSHDCGSKIGYLKAIVEHAMRREEYSTELASLIDSIAKS; the protein is encoded by the coding sequence ATGAAAGCCGTTATTCCAGTGGCGGGTCTTGGCACTCGCATGTTACCTGCGACGAAGGCCATTCCAAAAGAAATGCTGCCAATTGTCGATAAGCCTCTGATCCAGTATGTGGTAGATGAAGCAGCGGCCGCTGGCGTCAAAGAAATTGTCCTGGTAACCCATTCAAGTAAAAACTCAATTGAAAACCACTTTGATAAAAGCTTTGAGTTGGAAGCAACACTGGAAAAACGGGTGAAGCGTCAGCTGCTAGAAGAAGTACAATCTATATGCCCCAAAGGCGTTACGCTGATCCATGTGCGTCAAGGTGAGGCTCGTGGCCTTGGTCATGCCATCAACTGCGCTGCACCTGTGATTGGCGATGAGCCCTTTGTGGTTATGCTGCCCGATGTATTGGTCGATGACGCTGCATGCGATCTAACAAAAGATAATCTTGCTGATATGATCGCGCGTTTTAAAGGGTCAGGTAATAGCCAAGTGATGGTAGAAGCGGTAGCGCCTGAACTCGTCTCCCAGTTTGGTATTGTGGATTTGGGAGGAGCAGCGCTAGTGCAAGGAGAGTCAGGCGCAATGCAGTCTATTGTCGAAAAGCCTGAACAACAAAATGCGCCTTCAAACTTAGCTGTTGTTGGTCGTTACGTGTTAAATAAATCTATTTGGCCACTTTTGGCAAAAACACCGCTAGGTGCTGGTGGTGAAATTCAATTGACCGATGCGATTGCCATGTTGATGGAGCGAGAGCAAGTTGATGCATACTCGCTACGTGGAAAAAGCCATGATTGCGGAAGTAAAATTGGCTATTTAAAAGCGATAGTTGAGCATGCGATGCGAAGAGAAGAGTATTCAACTGAGCTTGCTTCTCTTATCGACTCTATTGCAAAAAGTTAA
- the lgt gene encoding prolipoprotein diacylglyceryl transferase, whose protein sequence is MALQFPQIDPVIFSIGPLSVRWYGLMYLIGFMFAMWWAGKEAKKPDSGWNKDQVGDLVFYCMLGVILGGRIGYVLFYQFSHFIENPLYLFRVDQGGMSFHGGALGVITAIIVYALKNKRSILSVGDFVVPMVPVGLFAGRIGNFINGELWGRVTDVPWAFIFPTGGPQPRHPSQLYEAFFEGLVLFVMLVWFRKKPRPAGSVAGLFLAGYGVFRFSIEYFREPDAHIGLYGGFISQGQILSLPMVIAGAILMVWAYKREGSNPSNEQVKS, encoded by the coding sequence ATGGCTTTGCAGTTTCCACAGATAGACCCTGTGATTTTCTCCATCGGACCGTTAAGTGTTCGTTGGTATGGATTAATGTATTTAATCGGCTTTATGTTCGCCATGTGGTGGGCAGGGAAAGAAGCAAAAAAACCAGACTCTGGTTGGAATAAAGACCAAGTTGGCGACCTAGTTTTTTACTGTATGCTCGGTGTGATCTTGGGCGGGCGAATTGGTTACGTGTTGTTTTATCAATTCTCTCATTTTATTGAAAACCCGCTTTATTTGTTTAGGGTGGACCAAGGCGGTATGTCTTTCCATGGCGGTGCATTGGGCGTTATCACGGCAATTATCGTGTATGCGCTTAAAAACAAACGTTCGATTTTATCGGTAGGTGACTTTGTCGTTCCTATGGTGCCTGTTGGGCTTTTTGCTGGTCGTATCGGTAACTTCATTAATGGCGAATTATGGGGTCGTGTAACGGATGTTCCCTGGGCATTTATTTTCCCAACGGGCGGACCACAGCCGCGCCACCCATCGCAACTTTATGAAGCGTTTTTTGAAGGGTTGGTATTGTTTGTGATGTTGGTATGGTTTAGAAAAAAACCGCGCCCAGCGGGCAGCGTAGCAGGTCTATTTTTAGCCGGTTACGGTGTCTTCCGCTTCTCAATCGAGTATTTCCGTGAACCAGATGCACATATTGGCTTATATGGTGGCTTTATTTCTCAAGGTCAGATCTTATCCCTCCCTATGGTGATTGCAGGGGCTATCCTTATGGTATGGGCATATAAGCGAGAAGGTAGCAACCCATCTAACGAGCAAGTTAAAAGTTAA
- a CDS encoding fimbria/pilus periplasmic chaperone produces the protein MITPTRVAFEERQRIERVTIINNGDVTKSYRLEFQEKLALKEGGYANFAEQKMNPMAASHFIRISPRQVTLGPGERQVIKLAVRRKANMEQGEYRSHLLFRELPNNKGKLQEGINIDVLMSYSIPVMLRVGDANPQVQLEDVIVSNAKNGRQAITVLLNRTGKYSSFGELSAYWQGKNDVKPVRIGVLNKFAVYPELNQRSVEFSIDPAIKLGPSGKVLIKYVGDEEYTDRTFVDDSVSL, from the coding sequence ATGATCACCCCAACACGGGTTGCTTTCGAAGAGCGTCAGAGAATTGAGAGGGTTACAATCATTAATAATGGTGATGTGACCAAATCTTATCGACTTGAATTTCAAGAGAAGCTAGCACTTAAAGAAGGTGGTTATGCCAACTTTGCCGAGCAAAAAATGAACCCTATGGCTGCAAGCCATTTCATTCGTATTTCACCTAGGCAAGTAACACTAGGGCCTGGTGAGCGTCAGGTAATAAAGCTGGCTGTGCGCAGAAAGGCGAATATGGAACAAGGAGAGTATCGCTCACATTTGCTTTTTAGGGAGCTGCCGAATAATAAAGGCAAGCTGCAAGAAGGTATCAATATTGACGTGCTGATGAGCTATAGCATTCCGGTGATGCTACGAGTTGGCGATGCGAACCCGCAAGTACAGCTTGAGGATGTCATTGTAAGCAACGCGAAAAATGGTCGTCAGGCAATTACGGTACTACTTAATCGAACCGGGAAATATAGTAGCTTTGGCGAATTATCCGCTTATTGGCAGGGGAAAAATGACGTTAAACCAGTGCGGATCGGAGTATTAAATAAGTTTGCCGTATATCCAGAGCTTAATCAAAGGAGTGTAGAATTCTCGATAGACCCTGCAATTAAGCTTGGGCCATCAGGCAAGGTCTTAATCAAGTATGTGGGTGATGAGGAGTACACTGACCGCACCTTTGTAGATGATTCGGTATCTTTGTAG
- the ptsP gene encoding phosphoenolpyruvate--protein phosphotransferase yields the protein MLATLRSIAESVAQQSDLQSALNCFVTMVKDAMHTECCSVYFADYSQDNFILMATDGLNPEAIGKFRMGFTEGLVGLVAQREEPINVAHAQSHPRFKLSPEVNEEGYNAFLSVPVVHQRKVLGVIVVQQKIARVFSHDEESFLITLSAQLASQLANTEIQTLLQQDASSHRTSVLKGVSSAPGIALGDGYVVLPHIDFASIEPQHSDNIQQQIQLFHQAVAATRQEFHILAKTLSDDIPKEAVAVFEVYQQLLDAKSLGKQVESEIQQGWNAKTALKLVIEKLVAQFDMMSDPYIKERAIDVNDIGLRVLQHLVSTEQAVKHYPDNTILIAHTLTPTMLAQVPKEKLKGVVSVHGSANSHASILTRAMGVPAIWGIEDIPLLQFDGKSMIMDAYSGRLYISPSQMLVNEYVEIKRKDNILHDKFEAEHDLPPITLDGERINLLLNAGLDLSTETLSASYCDGVGLYRTESWFMQKGQFPTQSEQEVWYREVLSRYHPEPVVMRTLDIGGDKILDYFDIKEENPFLGWRGIRVSLDHPELFLDQIKAMIKANAGLGNLQIMLPMVGHSEEIDEAMALIEQACFELQDEWADPFYTIDRPEIGVMLEVPSSVYLLPEWSKKIDFCSVGSNDLTQYLLAVDRTNAQVADLFDPYHPSVLRVLNQIAQQCELHELPFSLCGELGGEPEGAILLIAMGYRRLSMNISSLNKVKWVLRRLRVTDMEALLENCLAQPSSKQVRRIIKEFMIEHHFAELLYTSHQAKGAS from the coding sequence GTGTTAGCAACGTTAAGATCGATTGCTGAGTCAGTGGCACAGCAAAGTGACCTACAAAGCGCGTTAAATTGCTTTGTTACTATGGTCAAAGATGCCATGCACACTGAATGCTGCTCAGTTTATTTTGCCGATTACAGTCAAGATAACTTTATCCTGATGGCAACGGATGGCTTAAACCCTGAAGCAATCGGAAAATTCCGAATGGGATTTACCGAAGGCCTAGTCGGTCTTGTTGCCCAGCGTGAAGAGCCAATTAACGTTGCCCACGCCCAATCACATCCAAGATTCAAATTGTCACCTGAGGTCAATGAAGAAGGCTACAATGCTTTCTTATCAGTGCCCGTTGTACACCAGCGTAAAGTGCTTGGGGTTATTGTGGTGCAGCAAAAGATTGCTCGTGTATTTAGCCATGATGAAGAGTCCTTTCTTATTACGCTTTCAGCGCAATTGGCTTCACAGCTTGCCAACACCGAAATTCAAACTTTACTTCAACAAGATGCAAGCAGTCACAGAACCTCAGTGTTAAAAGGGGTATCGAGTGCACCAGGTATTGCCTTAGGTGATGGTTATGTGGTGTTACCCCATATTGATTTTGCGAGTATTGAACCGCAGCATAGTGACAATATTCAGCAGCAAATTCAGCTGTTTCATCAAGCGGTTGCCGCGACTCGGCAAGAATTCCATATTTTAGCCAAAACTCTGAGTGATGATATTCCAAAAGAAGCGGTAGCTGTGTTTGAAGTTTATCAGCAACTTTTGGATGCCAAGAGTTTAGGTAAACAAGTGGAGTCTGAGATACAACAAGGCTGGAACGCAAAAACCGCGCTAAAGCTTGTTATCGAAAAGCTTGTGGCTCAGTTTGATATGATGAGTGATCCTTATATCAAAGAGCGTGCGATTGATGTTAATGATATTGGCCTGCGCGTGCTCCAGCATTTAGTCTCAACTGAGCAAGCTGTAAAACACTATCCAGATAATACGATTCTAATCGCCCATACCTTGACCCCGACTATGTTAGCGCAAGTACCAAAAGAAAAGCTCAAAGGGGTAGTCAGTGTGCATGGCTCGGCCAATTCTCATGCCTCCATTCTCACTCGCGCGATGGGCGTTCCCGCTATTTGGGGCATAGAAGACATTCCATTATTACAGTTTGATGGTAAGTCTATGATCATGGATGCGTATTCTGGGAGGCTTTATATTTCGCCTTCGCAAATGTTGGTCAATGAGTACGTTGAAATCAAACGTAAAGACAACATTCTGCATGATAAGTTTGAAGCGGAACATGATTTGCCGCCTATAACACTCGATGGTGAGCGTATAAATTTACTCTTAAATGCTGGGCTTGATCTATCGACCGAGACATTAAGCGCCAGTTATTGCGATGGCGTTGGTCTTTATCGTACTGAGTCTTGGTTTATGCAAAAAGGCCAATTCCCAACACAATCGGAGCAAGAAGTCTGGTATCGCGAGGTGTTATCACGTTATCACCCTGAGCCCGTAGTGATGCGGACTTTAGACATCGGTGGCGACAAAATTCTAGATTACTTTGATATCAAAGAAGAAAACCCATTTTTAGGATGGCGGGGCATTCGTGTATCGCTGGATCACCCCGAACTTTTCTTGGATCAAATCAAAGCGATGATCAAAGCAAACGCAGGTCTTGGCAACTTACAGATCATGTTGCCTATGGTGGGTCATAGTGAGGAAATAGATGAAGCGATGGCACTCATTGAGCAGGCTTGTTTTGAGTTGCAAGACGAATGGGCCGATCCTTTTTATACCATCGACCGACCAGAAATCGGCGTGATGCTCGAAGTACCGTCTAGCGTGTACTTGTTACCTGAGTGGTCGAAAAAAATTGATTTTTGCTCTGTGGGCAGTAACGATTTGACGCAGTATTTATTAGCCGTTGATAGAACCAACGCGCAAGTAGCGGATCTTTTTGACCCTTATCACCCCAGTGTATTACGAGTGTTAAACCAGATTGCACAGCAGTGTGAATTACACGAGCTGCCTTTTAGCCTGTGTGGAGAATTAGGCGGTGAGCCTGAGGGAGCAATCTTGCTTATTGCAATGGGGTATCGCCGTTTGAGCATGAATATCTCATCACTGAACAAAGTAAAATGGGTGTTACGTAGACTGAGAGTAACGGATATGGAAGCTTTACTTGAAAATTGTTTAGCACAGCCGTCATCTAAGCAAGTGCGCCGAATTATTAAAGAATTTATGATAGAACATCATTTTGCAGAATTACTCTATACCAGCCACCAAGCAAAGGGTGCTTCTTAA
- a CDS encoding FlgO family outer membrane protein produces the protein MLLAGCTNSQQVGKREATQQQEILPDLDGFGAQLAAELGRYVRPFKPNSTVAVTSFFKANQLDDTVAGQGSGLSVALQESLMTHLSQMGADVVEYRLRNALSLQSSADSMLSRELNVLNQRQKIDLVVVGTIVESRDIYLVNARLVDTLHNRAVSAASISIPKAVMWGTERVTNRDGQIIRSQY, from the coding sequence ATGTTGTTGGCAGGGTGTACAAACAGCCAACAGGTCGGCAAAAGAGAAGCGACCCAGCAGCAAGAAATCTTACCTGACTTAGATGGGTTTGGCGCTCAGTTAGCCGCGGAACTCGGGCGGTATGTACGGCCGTTCAAGCCGAACTCAACGGTTGCTGTGACAAGTTTTTTTAAGGCTAATCAGCTGGATGATACCGTTGCTGGGCAAGGTTCAGGCTTGAGCGTGGCCTTGCAAGAATCCCTCATGACCCATTTAAGTCAAATGGGGGCAGATGTCGTGGAATATCGACTCAGAAACGCTTTATCTTTACAAAGTTCTGCCGATAGTATGTTAAGTCGAGAATTGAATGTGCTGAATCAGCGCCAGAAAATTGACCTCGTGGTGGTCGGGACAATCGTAGAAAGTCGGGATATCTATTTGGTCAATGCGCGTCTGGTCGATACGTTACATAATCGAGCCGTCTCAGCCGCATCAATCAGCATTCCAAAAGCTGTTATGTGGGGTACGGAGCGTGTCACAAATCGTGACGGTCAGATTATACGAAGCCAATATTAG
- a CDS encoding thymidylate synthase, whose translation MKQYLELMRHVRDNGTKKEDRTGTGTVSVFGYQMRFNLQEGFPLVTTKKCHLRSIIHELLWFLQGDTNIKYLKENGVSIWDGWATDEGDLGPVYGSQWRSWTGPNGEVIDQIKDVVEQIKTNPDSRRLIVSAWNPALLPDTNYSPKENAAMGKQALPPCHTLFQFYVLDGKLSCQLYQRSADIFLGVPFNIASYALLTMMIAQVCDLEVGDFVHTFGDAHLYLNHMEQVEEQLSRTPFAKPQMQINPQVKDIFGFKFEDFELVNYECHPHIKAPVAI comes from the coding sequence ATGAAGCAATATTTAGAACTGATGCGCCATGTGCGTGATAATGGCACAAAAAAAGAAGACCGCACTGGCACTGGCACAGTGAGTGTTTTTGGATACCAGATGCGCTTCAACTTGCAAGAAGGCTTTCCGCTTGTAACGACGAAAAAGTGTCATCTACGCTCGATTATCCACGAGCTACTTTGGTTCTTGCAAGGCGATACTAACATCAAATACCTAAAGGAAAATGGCGTTAGCATTTGGGATGGCTGGGCAACGGATGAAGGGGACTTAGGGCCAGTTTATGGCAGCCAGTGGCGCTCTTGGACGGGGCCAAATGGTGAAGTGATAGATCAAATCAAAGATGTTGTAGAGCAAATCAAAACCAACCCTGACTCTCGTCGCCTGATTGTGAGTGCTTGGAACCCTGCGCTTTTGCCTGATACTAACTATTCACCGAAAGAAAATGCAGCGATGGGCAAACAAGCGTTGCCACCTTGCCACACGTTATTCCAATTTTATGTACTAGATGGCAAACTTTCTTGCCAGCTTTATCAGCGCAGTGCGGATATTTTCTTAGGTGTGCCCTTTAACATCGCAAGCTATGCGCTGTTAACGATGATGATTGCACAAGTTTGTGACTTAGAAGTGGGTGATTTTGTACATACTTTCGGCGATGCCCATTTATACCTAAACCATATGGAACAAGTTGAAGAGCAGTTAAGCCGAACGCCGTTTGCGAAGCCGCAAATGCAGATCAACCCTCAAGTAAAAGACATATTTGGTTTTAAGTTTGAAGACTTTGAGTTGGTGAACTACGAATGTCATCCGCATATAAAGGCACCGGTCGCGATTTAG
- a CDS encoding DUF4402 domain-containing protein has product MWRYMVLALLFASHWAKAQDISVVKKLSFGTIAIIDQNSAGTVTIEPNVRPQTSSNILFVEFGHAAEILLTDFPHNRQISVQSTIYNDWFGYWNLGASDAFQLTELYHEKAIYTDSVGSGEFKVGGQLRFAGNGKSLSDGVQTLNVEITLSY; this is encoded by the coding sequence ATGTGGCGTTACATGGTACTGGCATTGCTTTTTGCCAGTCACTGGGCCAAAGCTCAAGATATATCGGTCGTTAAGAAATTGAGCTTTGGCACTATTGCGATTATTGACCAAAATAGCGCAGGCACTGTGACAATAGAACCTAATGTTAGGCCACAAACCTCAAGCAATATTCTATTCGTAGAGTTTGGTCATGCGGCAGAAATCCTCTTGACCGATTTTCCTCACAATCGCCAAATTAGCGTCCAATCTACCATTTACAACGACTGGTTTGGATATTGGAATCTTGGTGCATCCGATGCCTTCCAATTGACAGAGCTGTATCACGAGAAGGCGATTTACACCGATAGTGTTGGGTCTGGTGAGTTTAAGGTCGGTGGTCAATTGCGCTTTGCTGGCAATGGTAAATCGCTATCGGATGGAGTGCAAACCTTGAACGTTGAAATAACTTTGTCTTACTAA